From Pseudonocardia autotrophica, one genomic window encodes:
- a CDS encoding TetR/AcrR family transcriptional regulator, which yields MSASAPRRSGGARANTARRELVENEIYEHATRLFAERGFAGTSLQDIADALGITRPALYYYVRSKDELLAKLVTEVTEGPLADIAEVVERPGTDPVQKLRGMVSVLVARQTRQPERFRLLIRSEAELPEELTEAYTASRRAVLAAVSGVVDEGVRAGRFRPVDPRLAALGVLGMCNWVAWWFHPGGRDDPAAVAEGLADMAVGALQRADDRVPDGDGPAAALKLLRQDLDHLERLLDG from the coding sequence ATGAGTGCCAGTGCTCCCCGCAGGTCAGGCGGCGCCCGGGCGAACACCGCGCGCCGCGAGCTCGTGGAGAACGAGATCTACGAGCACGCCACCCGGTTGTTCGCCGAGCGCGGGTTCGCAGGCACCAGCCTGCAGGACATCGCTGACGCACTCGGGATCACCCGGCCCGCGCTGTACTACTACGTCCGCAGCAAGGACGAGCTGCTCGCCAAGCTGGTCACCGAGGTCACCGAGGGTCCGCTGGCCGACATCGCGGAGGTCGTCGAGCGCCCGGGCACCGATCCGGTGCAGAAGTTGCGCGGGATGGTGTCGGTGCTGGTGGCGCGCCAGACCCGGCAGCCCGAACGGTTCCGGCTGCTGATCCGCTCGGAGGCGGAGCTGCCCGAGGAGCTCACCGAGGCCTACACGGCGAGCCGGCGCGCCGTGCTCGCCGCGGTCTCCGGGGTGGTCGACGAGGGCGTGCGGGCCGGCCGGTTCCGCCCGGTCGATCCGCGGCTCGCCGCGCTGGGCGTGCTGGGCATGTGCAACTGGGTGGCCTGGTGGTTCCACCCGGGTGGCCGCGACGATCCGGCGGCGGTCGCCGAGGGGCTGGCTGACATGGCGGTCGGCGCGCTGCAACGGGCCGACGACCGGGTCCCGGACGGTGACGGCCCGGCAGCGGCGCTGAAGTTGCTCCGGCAGGACCTCGACCACCTGGAACGACTCCTCGACGGCTGA
- a CDS encoding response regulator, translated as MSPGAGIHRRSVLIADDHPLVAHGIERVLAGDEFDVVAACHSGAETLAVARRLRPELVLLDVRLGDMNGADVCRGLGDQVPGAKVVVLTAFGDTDNLRRCLESGAAGVLLKGTLDLDLTAALHDVARGRMVIDPGIARALETASGILAPDGRTVPPLRPRELEVLRLMAAGTTTRDIAAELELSLNTIRTYTQSLMTKLNAHTRVQAVVFAQQMQLI; from the coding sequence GTGAGCCCCGGCGCCGGCATCCACCGCCGGTCGGTGCTGATCGCCGACGACCATCCCCTCGTCGCCCACGGGATCGAGCGGGTCCTCGCCGGGGACGAGTTCGACGTCGTGGCCGCCTGTCACTCGGGGGCCGAGACCCTGGCGGTCGCCCGGCGGCTGCGGCCCGAGCTGGTGCTGCTCGACGTCCGGCTCGGCGACATGAACGGCGCCGACGTGTGCCGCGGGCTCGGCGACCAGGTGCCCGGTGCGAAGGTCGTCGTCCTCACCGCGTTCGGCGACACCGACAACCTCCGCCGCTGCCTGGAGTCCGGTGCGGCGGGAGTCCTCCTCAAGGGCACCCTCGACCTGGACCTGACCGCGGCCCTGCACGACGTCGCCCGCGGCCGGATGGTGATCGATCCCGGGATCGCCCGCGCACTGGAGACGGCGAGCGGGATCCTCGCTCCGGACGGCCGGACCGTCCCCCCGCTGCGCCCGCGCGAGCTGGAGGTGCTGCGCCTGATGGCGGCCGGGACCACCACCAGGGACATCGCCGCCGAGCTGGAGCTCAGCCTCAACACCATCCGCACCTACACCCAGTCGCTGATGACCAAGCTGAACGCGCACACCCGCGTGCAGGCCGTCGTGTTCGCCCAGCAGATGCAGCTGATCTGA
- a CDS encoding DUF899 domain-containing protein: MPENALPPVVDSETWQRELAALRVREKAATRELDAIAAQRRRLPMVQMPGYVLDGADGPVRLADVFDGRTQLVVYHHMWHPGAQWQCGGCTGFTSQFTRLEFLANLDARFVIVTQGPIDEALGYAERVGNTMTWYSTANSPFGADVGAPSGGGFAVNVFLRDGDTVYRTWHTDGRGTEQLSYTFPLVDLLPYGRQEQWQDSPQGWPQSPAYHWWPDSPDIAAAYGGART, from the coding sequence ATGCCCGAGAACGCCCTGCCGCCCGTGGTCGACTCCGAGACGTGGCAGCGCGAGCTCGCCGCGCTGCGGGTGCGGGAGAAGGCCGCCACCCGCGAGCTCGACGCGATCGCCGCGCAGCGCCGCCGGCTGCCGATGGTGCAGATGCCCGGCTACGTCCTCGACGGCGCCGACGGCCCGGTCCGGCTCGCCGACGTCTTCGACGGCCGGACCCAGCTGGTCGTCTACCACCACATGTGGCATCCGGGCGCGCAGTGGCAGTGCGGCGGCTGCACCGGGTTCACCTCGCAGTTCACCCGGCTGGAGTTCCTCGCGAACCTCGACGCCCGGTTCGTGATCGTCACCCAGGGACCGATCGACGAGGCGCTGGGCTACGCCGAGCGGGTCGGGAACACGATGACCTGGTACTCCACCGCGAACAGCCCGTTCGGTGCCGATGTCGGTGCCCCGTCCGGCGGTGGGTTCGCGGTGAACGTGTTCCTGCGCGACGGGGACACGGTCTACCGGACCTGGCACACCGACGGGCGCGGCACCGAACAGCTCTCCTACACGTTCCCGCTGGTCGATCTGCTCCCCTACGGGCGGCAGGAGCAGTGGCAGGACTCGCCGCAGGGCTGGCCGCAGTCGCCGGCCTACCACTGGTGGCCCGACTCGCCGGACATCGCGGCGGCCTACGGCGGCGCCCGTACCTGA
- a CDS encoding cupin domain-containing protein, producing the protein MTPIRTDEYTRSTATAQDWEPFVVGGEAIGEVHWIRTEGAEGATLHVGLWRSEPQSFPYPFTADETIHALDGELVIDLVDSGEQVVLKPGDIASFTKGTKSTWTVTEPFRKLFVISG; encoded by the coding sequence ATGACTCCGATCCGGACCGACGAGTACACCCGCTCCACCGCGACCGCACAGGACTGGGAGCCCTTCGTGGTCGGCGGGGAGGCGATCGGCGAGGTGCACTGGATCCGCACCGAGGGTGCCGAGGGCGCCACGCTGCACGTCGGGCTGTGGCGGTCCGAGCCGCAGAGCTTCCCCTATCCCTTCACCGCCGACGAGACCATCCATGCGCTCGACGGCGAGCTGGTGATCGATCTGGTCGACAGCGGTGAGCAGGTGGTGCTCAAGCCCGGCGACATCGCTTCCTTCACCAAGGGCACGAAGTCGACGTGGACGGTGACCGAGCCCTTCCGGAAGCTGTTCGTGATCAGCGGCTGA
- a CDS encoding alpha/beta hydrolase has product MTGSTRLGAGRYLEPGCRPERTVSTVHELTTHDGATVRGVLATVPGARTVLCLMHPRQDLTHHPLVPLLLQARVAVWTQQTRSVNNDLTLVHEQALLDVAAGTVFLRERGFDAVVTLGHSGGGTLYAFYHEQAGLAPDRRIATTPGGRPVDLAGAPMPVPDAAVFLAPHPGQGALLLGCIDPSVADESDPLSVVPELDPYDPANGFAEPPASSSYDPEFLARYRAAQRDRVTRIDAVARAHLARTGEARSAFRRTGSAIDRRRSLAPKVITVFRTDADPRTVDLSLDPSDRPYGSLFGRRPDLINYGQVGFGRLTTPEAWLSTWSGLSSNADFVRCAPGVVAPTLFVELTGDQAAFPADSRRMAGALGAADRTVTAVRGLHFGGAVAEGEPTGNELAAGRIVDWLAERFG; this is encoded by the coding sequence ATGACCGGCAGCACCCGGCTCGGCGCCGGCCGGTACCTGGAACCCGGCTGCCGCCCGGAGCGCACCGTCAGCACCGTGCACGAGCTGACCACGCACGACGGCGCGACCGTCCGCGGGGTGCTGGCCACGGTGCCCGGCGCGCGCACCGTGCTGTGCCTGATGCACCCCCGCCAGGACCTCACGCACCATCCGCTGGTCCCGCTGCTGTTGCAGGCCCGGGTCGCGGTGTGGACCCAGCAGACCCGTTCGGTCAACAACGACCTCACCCTGGTGCACGAGCAGGCTCTGCTCGACGTCGCCGCGGGCACGGTGTTCCTGCGCGAGCGCGGGTTCGACGCGGTCGTGACGCTCGGGCACTCCGGCGGCGGCACGCTGTACGCCTTCTACCACGAGCAGGCGGGCCTGGCGCCGGACCGGCGGATCGCCACCACCCCCGGCGGACGCCCGGTCGACCTGGCCGGGGCGCCGATGCCGGTCCCGGACGCCGCGGTCTTCCTCGCACCGCATCCCGGGCAGGGCGCCCTGCTGCTGGGCTGCATCGATCCCTCGGTCGCCGACGAGTCCGATCCGCTCTCGGTGGTGCCCGAGCTCGATCCCTACGACCCGGCCAACGGGTTCGCCGAACCGCCGGCGAGCTCGTCGTACGACCCGGAGTTCCTGGCCCGCTATCGCGCCGCGCAACGTGACCGGGTCACCCGGATCGACGCCGTGGCCCGCGCGCACCTGGCCCGCACCGGCGAGGCGCGCAGCGCGTTCCGGCGTACCGGTTCGGCGATCGACCGGCGCCGCTCGCTCGCGCCGAAGGTGATCACCGTGTTCCGGACCGACGCCGATCCGCGCACCGTCGATCTGTCGCTCGACCCGAGCGACCGGCCGTACGGCTCGCTGTTCGGCCGCCGGCCGGATCTGATCAACTACGGCCAGGTCGGCTTCGGCAGGCTCACCACGCCCGAGGCGTGGCTGTCGACGTGGTCCGGGCTGAGCTCGAACGCCGACTTCGTCCGGTGCGCCCCGGGGGTGGTGGCACCCACGCTGTTCGTCGAGCTCACCGGGGACCAGGCCGCGTTCCCGGCGGACTCGCGCCGGATGGCCGGTGCACTGGGTGCCGCCGACCGGACCGTCACCGCCGTGCGGGGTCTGCACTTCGGTGGCGCCGTGGCCGAGGGCGAGCCCACCGGCAACGAGCTGGCCGCGGGCCGGATCGTCGACTGGCTGGCGGAGCGGTTCGGCTGA
- a CDS encoding (2,3-dihydroxybenzoyl)adenylate synthase — protein MSVHRGGGTARWGGALVGFDPERAGAYRAAGLWGTATIPQELHRVALAHPDRDAVVAPGARLSYRELDRRSDLIAAGLLRTGLEPGDPVLFQVHNTAAAVVAWYAVLKAGLVPVATLAAHRAHEIGEISRRVGAVAHLVEAGGKFDLAGFAVEQALDHPTLRYLLVIGDDPRGTGLDALAVTDPSAARELVAGIQDRIDPDDVAVLQLSGGTTGVPKVIPRRHAEYWYNAAAYAESWGWTPDTRVAHLIPVIHNAGVVCAVHGPHSVGAALVLGPPDLDVSLPLMADERVTHVLFGHGHFGAVDHPGFAGAAVALEQVVLSGSKVPPALFDRLEELGLWSGQLFGMGEGLFLTTRPGAPRAARAETVGTPLSPHDEIRILEPGTEDPVADGGTGELCCRGPYTLPGYLAAPEHNGRAFTSDGFYRTGDLAALRTIDGDRFVSIEGRIKDVINRGGEKINAEEIELLLLRHPRIRAAAVVAMPDRRLGERTCAYVVVDGEELTLDQVRAHFAGLGVATFKWPERIEHRPEIPRTGVGKTDKKRLHAEIVAIVATEETA, from the coding sequence ATGAGCGTGCACCGGGGCGGCGGCACCGCCCGCTGGGGCGGGGCACTGGTCGGCTTCGACCCGGAGCGCGCCGGTGCCTACCGGGCTGCCGGGTTGTGGGGCACCGCGACGATCCCGCAGGAGCTGCACCGGGTCGCGCTCGCGCACCCGGACCGGGACGCGGTGGTGGCGCCCGGCGCGCGCCTCAGCTATCGCGAGCTGGACCGGCGCAGCGACCTGATCGCGGCCGGGCTTCTGCGGACCGGGCTGGAGCCCGGCGATCCGGTGCTGTTCCAGGTGCACAACACCGCGGCCGCCGTCGTCGCCTGGTACGCGGTGCTCAAGGCGGGCCTGGTGCCGGTGGCGACACTGGCCGCGCACCGGGCGCACGAGATCGGCGAGATCAGCAGGCGGGTCGGTGCGGTCGCGCACCTGGTCGAGGCCGGCGGAAAATTCGACCTGGCCGGGTTCGCCGTCGAGCAGGCCCTCGACCACCCCACCCTGCGATACCTGCTGGTCATCGGTGACGATCCGCGCGGGACCGGGCTGGACGCGCTCGCGGTGACCGATCCGTCGGCGGCCCGGGAGCTGGTCGCCGGGATCCAGGACCGGATCGATCCCGACGACGTCGCCGTCCTGCAGCTCTCCGGCGGCACCACCGGGGTGCCCAAGGTGATCCCGCGCCGGCACGCCGAGTACTGGTACAATGCCGCGGCCTACGCGGAGTCCTGGGGCTGGACCCCGGACACCCGGGTCGCGCACCTCATCCCGGTGATCCACAACGCCGGTGTGGTCTGCGCCGTGCACGGTCCGCACAGCGTCGGCGCCGCGCTGGTGCTCGGGCCGCCCGATCTCGATGTGTCGCTCCCGCTGATGGCGGACGAGCGGGTCACCCACGTGCTGTTCGGGCACGGCCACTTCGGTGCGGTCGACCATCCCGGGTTCGCCGGCGCCGCGGTCGCACTGGAGCAGGTCGTGCTGTCCGGATCCAAGGTGCCGCCCGCGCTGTTCGACCGGCTGGAGGAGCTCGGGCTGTGGTCGGGCCAGCTGTTCGGGATGGGGGAGGGGCTGTTCCTCACCACCCGGCCCGGCGCGCCGCGCGCGGCCAGGGCGGAGACGGTCGGTACGCCGCTGTCCCCGCACGACGAGATCCGGATCCTCGAACCCGGCACCGAGGACCCGGTGGCCGACGGCGGGACCGGCGAGCTGTGCTGTCGCGGCCCCTACACACTGCCCGGCTACCTGGCCGCGCCGGAGCACAACGGGCGCGCCTTCACCTCCGACGGCTTCTACCGCACCGGTGATCTCGCGGCGCTGCGCACGATCGACGGCGATCGGTTCGTCTCGATCGAGGGGCGCATCAAGGACGTCATCAACCGCGGCGGCGAGAAGATCAATGCCGAGGAGATCGAGCTGCTCCTGCTGCGTCACCCGCGGATCCGCGCGGCCGCCGTGGTCGCGATGCCCGACCGCAGGCTCGGTGAGCGGACCTGCGCCTACGTCGTCGTGGACGGCGAGGAGCTGACCCTCGACCAGGTGCGTGCGCACTTCGCGGGGCTCGGCGTGGCCACCTTCAAGTGGCCGGAGCGGATCGAGCACCGGCCCGAGATCCCGCGCACCGGCGTGGGCAAGACCGACAAGAAGCGCCTGCATGCCGAGATCGTCGCGATCGTGGCAACGGAGGAGACCGCATGA
- a CDS encoding VOC family protein, protein MTELDHRVRGVDHVAFPTFDPAATVRFYRDVLGFPVVHSICAAGWGPEQHPDFIHFFFDIGNDDRIAFFYYFGTDPSVGGAAGAKGDVYARFGAEVPEFFVRSRHLAIHVENEADLLEYRRRLDDSEWPVQMQIQHETIESIYTHDPNGYFFEITRAMRPVTPQEDLDANLTIDALLDVVDAPEPSFGKLMARKAELIVERAADWEAAPR, encoded by the coding sequence ATGACCGAGCTGGACCATCGGGTGCGGGGCGTCGACCACGTCGCGTTCCCGACCTTCGATCCGGCAGCGACGGTGCGCTTCTACCGGGACGTCCTCGGTTTCCCGGTGGTGCACTCGATCTGCGCGGCGGGCTGGGGTCCCGAACAGCATCCGGACTTCATCCACTTCTTCTTCGACATCGGCAACGACGACCGGATCGCGTTCTTCTACTACTTCGGCACCGATCCGTCGGTCGGCGGCGCGGCGGGTGCGAAGGGCGACGTCTACGCCCGCTTCGGCGCCGAGGTCCCGGAGTTCTTCGTGCGCTCCCGGCACCTGGCCATCCACGTCGAGAACGAGGCCGATCTGCTGGAGTACCGGCGCCGGCTCGACGACAGCGAGTGGCCGGTGCAGATGCAGATCCAGCACGAGACCATCGAGTCGATCTACACCCACGACCCCAACGGCTACTTCTTCGAGATCACCCGGGCGATGCGGCCGGTCACGCCGCAGGAGGACCTGGACGCGAACCTGACCATCGACGCGCTGCTCGACGTCGTCGACGCCCCGGAGCCGAGCTTCGGCAAGCTGATGGCGCGCAAGGCCGAGCTGATCGTCGAGCGGGCCGCGGACTGGGAGGCTGCGCCGCGATGA
- a CDS encoding CBS domain-containing protein, whose product MTLADPVAVHAPTVAERMLRDPKVCPPGTTVAAARRMFDDEHVHALLVVDRGILIAVLVRADLPATAAGGGAVAAGLGALAGRAVGPGADLDTVFEHMRRHRIRRLAVVDDGARLLGLLCLKRSGRGFCSADDVRSRSAAGTAGRPP is encoded by the coding sequence ATGACGCTCGCCGATCCGGTCGCGGTGCACGCGCCGACCGTCGCCGAACGGATGCTGCGGGACCCGAAGGTGTGCCCGCCCGGCACCACGGTCGCCGCCGCCCGGCGGATGTTCGACGACGAGCACGTGCACGCCCTGCTCGTCGTCGACCGCGGCATCCTGATCGCCGTGCTCGTACGGGCCGACCTGCCGGCGACCGCAGCCGGCGGCGGGGCGGTCGCGGCCGGACTCGGCGCGCTGGCGGGGCGCGCCGTCGGCCCGGGCGCGGACCTCGACACCGTGTTCGAACACATGCGGCGCCACCGGATCCGCAGGCTGGCCGTGGTCGACGACGGTGCGCGGCTGCTCGGCCTGTTGTGCCTCAAGCGATCGGGCCGGGGATTCTGCTCGGCCGACGACGTCCGGTCCCGGTCGGCGGCCGGCACCGCCGGACGTCCGCCCTGA
- a CDS encoding maleate cis-trans isomerase family protein produces the protein MTTAVRRIGLVVPSSNVTVETEIPALLARHSTARFSFHSSRMRMHTVSPEELRAMNAQRERCIDELADAGVDALLYACLVALMAQGPGEHRRAESAVTEQLAAAGQSPAVRSSAGALVEALSALGARRIVLVTPYLRPLAEQVVGYLEAEGFEVADFAALEVGDNAAVGAIPGERVLAAARGLDRSTADALVISACVQMPSLDLVAPAEREFGLPVLSAATAGAYSLLRALGEPPVLPGAGSLLDPVGGAPHLYDRAP, from the coding sequence ATGACCACCGCCGTCCGCCGGATCGGGCTCGTCGTCCCGAGCTCGAACGTCACCGTGGAGACCGAGATCCCGGCCCTGCTGGCCCGGCACTCCACCGCCCGGTTCTCCTTCCACTCCAGCCGGATGCGCATGCACACCGTCTCCCCGGAGGAGCTGCGGGCGATGAACGCGCAGCGCGAGCGCTGCATCGACGAGCTGGCCGACGCCGGTGTCGACGCCCTGCTCTACGCCTGCCTGGTCGCGTTGATGGCGCAGGGGCCGGGGGAGCACCGGCGGGCCGAGTCCGCCGTCACCGAGCAGCTGGCCGCGGCCGGGCAGAGCCCCGCCGTGCGGTCCAGCGCGGGGGCACTGGTCGAGGCGCTGAGCGCGCTCGGCGCCCGCCGGATCGTGCTGGTGACGCCGTACCTGCGGCCACTGGCCGAGCAGGTCGTCGGGTACCTGGAGGCCGAGGGGTTCGAGGTCGCCGACTTCGCGGCGCTGGAGGTCGGTGACAACGCCGCGGTCGGTGCGATCCCGGGCGAGCGGGTGCTGGCCGCCGCCCGCGGCCTGGACCGCTCCACCGCCGACGCCCTGGTGATCTCGGCCTGCGTCCAGATGCCGTCGCTGGATCTGGTCGCGCCGGCCGAGCGGGAGTTCGGCCTGCCGGTGCTCTCGGCGGCGACGGCGGGTGCCTACTCGCTGCTGCGCGCACTCGGGGAACCGCCGGTGCTGCCGGGCGCCGGGAGCCTGCTCGATCCGGTGGGCGGTGCACCCCACCTCTACGATCGGGCGCCATGA
- a CDS encoding GAF domain-containing sensor histidine kinase, which yields MCYTVKSIEDVRRLVLATRGLSGLANGPTLVTRACRRMFELVDADVTAIALDDGTGTLVLRSVEGAALPDVRLPTGTGLGWRALARSMPVTTGDCGTEPPDDLVTALAAAGIRGLAAVPLTFGDSVLGVLFAGARGRRIAPRTTLLMTEFGASLAPLLVTALRADRAGRLAVEEERQRIAQQLHDTAGQLLFQISMSAKEIQLCAWTDPDGAAGAARHIESTAAQASSHLREAMHSLLPAVDALPVTLRRDAAAFAARTGIAAEVVTLGSPSHAGAEREAVLVSVLREGLHNVEKHAGAGAVLISLVYQSHQVTLALSDDGKGLPEGFALNPLPGRSPGLGIPGLLQRAAGAGGALRMDRNDDGGTSLRVSLPLVEPA from the coding sequence GTGTGCTACACGGTCAAGTCCATCGAGGACGTCCGCAGGCTGGTACTGGCGACCAGGGGGCTCTCCGGCCTGGCGAACGGGCCGACCCTGGTCACCAGGGCCTGCCGGCGGATGTTCGAGCTGGTGGACGCCGACGTGACCGCGATCGCGCTCGACGACGGCACCGGCACCCTGGTGCTGCGTTCGGTGGAGGGGGCCGCACTGCCCGACGTCCGGCTCCCCACCGGCACCGGGCTGGGCTGGCGGGCACTGGCCCGGTCGATGCCGGTGACCACCGGTGACTGCGGCACCGAACCACCGGACGATCTCGTCACCGCACTCGCCGCGGCCGGGATCCGTGGGCTCGCCGCCGTCCCGCTGACCTTCGGCGACAGCGTCCTCGGCGTGCTGTTCGCCGGGGCCCGGGGGCGCCGGATCGCGCCGCGCACGACACTGCTGATGACCGAGTTCGGCGCATCGCTGGCCCCGTTGCTGGTCACCGCGCTGCGGGCCGACCGGGCGGGCCGGCTCGCGGTGGAGGAGGAGCGGCAGCGGATCGCCCAGCAGCTGCACGACACCGCCGGCCAGCTGCTCTTCCAGATCTCGATGTCGGCCAAGGAGATCCAGCTCTGCGCCTGGACCGACCCGGATGGCGCAGCGGGTGCGGCCCGGCACATCGAGAGCACCGCCGCGCAGGCGTCGAGCCACCTGCGGGAGGCCATGCACAGCCTGCTCCCGGCCGTCGACGCCCTGCCCGTCACGCTGCGCCGGGACGCCGCGGCCTTCGCCGCGCGCACCGGTATCGCCGCCGAGGTCGTCACCCTCGGAAGCCCGTCGCACGCGGGCGCCGAGCGGGAGGCCGTGCTGGTCTCGGTGCTGCGGGAGGGACTGCACAACGTCGAGAAGCACGCCGGGGCGGGAGCGGTCCTGATCTCGCTGGTGTACCAGTCGCACCAGGTCACGCTCGCGCTCTCGGACGACGGCAAGGGCCTGCCCGAGGGCTTCGCCCTCAACCCGCTACCGGGCCGCTCACCCGGACTCGGGATCCCCGGCCTCCTGCAACGGGCCGCCGGCGCCGGCGGGGCGCTGCGGATGGACCGCAACGACGACGGCGGTACCAGCCTGCGGGTGTCACTGCCGCTCGTGGAGCCGGCGTGA
- a CDS encoding molybdopterin-containing oxidoreductase family protein — protein sequence MTLAPESGTTRTDETVVRGACPHDCPDTCAMFFHVEDGRLVDVKGDPDHPMTRGGLCVKLKNFPEHHYQSDRLLHPMRRVGPKGAGEFERITWDEALAEIRDRWTEIIAGYGSQAIMPHAYLGHQGVINGLTSGDAFFNRLGSSVAEKTYCESGSSTAWHMTVGGTGGLDVESMAHSRYIIVWGMNMTSTNLHGWPFLLQARKNHGAKIVVIDPVRTRTARQADWHIPIRPGTDGALAMGMIHEIVAQGLVDTDYVERYTVGFAELAERAAQYPPERVEEITGIPADDVRTLAREYATAQPAAIRQGVAIERSRGGGQAIRAITCLPALVGAWRHVGGGTMEMPIWEFPTRFDKICMPEWIPEGTRVINELDLGMALTGEMELDPPIKSLFVYNSNPVSQGPAQAKTMAGLAREDLFTVVSDHFVNDTAKFADLVLPATMQAEQLDIMVTWGHLYISLNQPAIAPPGECVPNSELFRRLAATMGFTDDYWDRTDEQMLRDFHDWDAPALQGITYDSLVETGWARLNVGLPHERAPHAEGNFPTPSGKCEFRSSLAEGGNFVVPVWRSMYEAFQPGGYLDPLPDYVPPFESADSNPELAQRYPLSIVSPKPHAFLNSQYANAADKQDVQGEQRVWIHPDDAAERDIATGDPVRVFNDRGEFHGPAVVEDIVLPGLVMANVGHWQDKASGSTVNTITLDRHNELGNAGVYSDNLVEVVKATDPVAG from the coding sequence ATGACGCTCGCCCCGGAATCCGGCACCACACGAACCGACGAGACCGTCGTCCGCGGGGCGTGCCCGCACGACTGCCCCGACACCTGCGCGATGTTCTTCCACGTCGAGGACGGCCGGCTCGTCGACGTGAAGGGCGATCCCGACCACCCGATGACCCGCGGCGGGCTGTGCGTGAAGCTCAAGAACTTCCCGGAGCACCACTACCAGTCCGACCGGCTGCTGCACCCGATGCGCCGGGTCGGGCCGAAGGGCGCGGGGGAGTTCGAACGGATCACCTGGGACGAGGCGCTGGCCGAGATCCGGGACCGGTGGACCGAGATCATCGCCGGATACGGCAGCCAGGCGATCATGCCGCACGCCTATCTGGGACACCAGGGTGTGATCAACGGCCTGACATCGGGCGACGCGTTCTTCAACCGGCTCGGGTCGAGCGTCGCGGAGAAGACCTACTGCGAGTCCGGATCGTCGACCGCCTGGCACATGACGGTCGGCGGAACCGGTGGCCTGGACGTCGAGTCGATGGCGCACTCGCGCTACATCATCGTCTGGGGCATGAACATGACCAGCACGAACCTGCACGGCTGGCCGTTCCTGCTCCAGGCCCGCAAGAACCACGGGGCGAAGATCGTGGTGATCGACCCGGTGCGGACCCGCACCGCCCGGCAGGCCGACTGGCACATCCCGATCCGGCCGGGCACCGACGGTGCGCTGGCGATGGGGATGATCCACGAGATCGTCGCGCAGGGCCTGGTGGACACCGACTACGTCGAGCGCTACACCGTCGGCTTCGCCGAGCTCGCCGAGCGGGCCGCGCAGTACCCGCCCGAGCGGGTCGAGGAGATCACCGGGATCCCCGCCGACGACGTCCGCACGCTGGCCCGCGAGTACGCCACCGCCCAGCCGGCCGCGATCCGGCAGGGCGTCGCGATCGAGCGCAGCCGCGGCGGCGGCCAGGCGATCCGCGCGATCACCTGCCTGCCGGCCCTGGTCGGGGCCTGGCGGCACGTCGGCGGCGGCACCATGGAGATGCCGATCTGGGAGTTCCCCACGCGCTTCGACAAGATCTGCATGCCGGAGTGGATCCCCGAGGGCACCCGGGTGATCAACGAGCTGGACCTCGGCATGGCGCTGACCGGCGAGATGGAGCTCGATCCGCCGATCAAGTCGCTGTTCGTCTACAACTCCAACCCGGTCTCGCAGGGCCCCGCGCAGGCCAAGACGATGGCGGGTCTCGCCCGCGAGGACCTGTTCACCGTGGTCAGCGACCACTTCGTCAACGACACCGCGAAGTTCGCCGATCTCGTGCTGCCGGCGACCATGCAGGCCGAGCAGCTCGACATCATGGTGACCTGGGGACACCTGTACATCTCGCTCAACCAGCCGGCGATCGCGCCGCCGGGGGAGTGCGTCCCGAACTCGGAGCTGTTCCGCAGGCTCGCCGCGACGATGGGCTTCACCGACGACTACTGGGACCGCACCGACGAGCAGATGCTGCGCGACTTCCACGACTGGGACGCTCCTGCGCTGCAGGGCATCACCTACGACTCGCTGGTCGAGACCGGCTGGGCGCGGCTGAACGTGGGGCTGCCGCACGAGCGCGCCCCGCACGCCGAGGGAAACTTCCCGACCCCGTCGGGCAAGTGCGAGTTCCGGTCGTCGCTGGCCGAGGGCGGGAACTTCGTGGTGCCGGTGTGGCGGTCGATGTACGAGGCGTTCCAGCCCGGCGGGTACCTGGATCCGTTGCCGGACTACGTCCCGCCGTTCGAGTCGGCCGACTCGAACCCGGAGCTGGCGCAGCGGTACCCGTTGTCGATCGTGTCGCCGAAGCCGCACGCCTTCCTCAACAGCCAGTACGCGAACGCCGCGGACAAGCAGGACGTGCAGGGTGAGCAGCGGGTGTGGATCCATCCCGACGACGCGGCCGAACGCGACATCGCCACCGGCGATCCGGTGCGGGTGTTCAACGACCGCGGGGAGTTCCACGGGCCGGCCGTGGTCGAGGACATCGTGCTCCCCGGCCTCGTGATGGCGAACGTGGGGCACTGGCAGGACAAGGCGTCCGGCAGCACGGTCAACACCATCACCCTGGACCGGCACAACGAGCTCGGGAACGCGGGGGTGTACTCCGACAACCTCGTCGAGGTGGTGAAGGCCACCGATCCCGTCGCGGGATGA